The proteins below are encoded in one region of Candidatus Scalindua japonica:
- a CDS encoding precorrin-8X methylmutase — protein QKAMRLGKLDGSVVAIGNAPTALIEIVRLIKEEGVKPALIIGVPVGFVKAVESKEQVLSQDVPYIVSQGRKGGSTIVVSIIHALLLLSRKKKETCS, from the coding sequence CAAAAAGCGATGCGTTTAGGAAAGCTTGATGGATCAGTGGTTGCCATTGGTAATGCACCTACGGCACTTATTGAAATTGTAAGATTGATCAAAGAAGAAGGTGTAAAACCGGCATTGATCATCGGCGTTCCTGTCGGATTTGTTAAGGCAGTTGAATCTAAAGAGCAAGTATTGTCTCAGGATGTCCCTTATATTGTCAGTCAGGGACGTAAGGGAGGGTCGACTATTGTCGTCTCTATAATCCACGCACTTCTTTTGTTATCACGCAAAAAGAAAGAAACTTGTTCATGA